The Leclercia sp. S52 genome has a segment encoding these proteins:
- a CDS encoding DUF1158 domain-containing protein, giving the protein MKHPLESLLTAGGILLMAFLSVLLLPAPSLGLVVAQKLMSTFHLMDLNQLYTIIFCLWFLLLGAVEFFVLRFIWRRWFSRSA; this is encoded by the coding sequence ATGAAGCACCCACTGGAATCGCTGTTAACGGCAGGCGGCATCCTGCTGATGGCATTTCTCTCCGTTCTGCTGCTGCCTGCACCTTCGCTGGGGCTGGTGGTGGCGCAGAAGCTGATGAGCACCTTCCATCTGATGGATCTCAACCAGCTCTACACCATTATCTTCTGCCTGTGGTTTTTACTGCTCGGGGCCGTTGAGTTCTTTGTCCTGCGCTTCATCTGGCGCCGCTGGTTTTCTCGCTCCGCCTAG